From the Comamonas odontotermitis genome, one window contains:
- a CDS encoding MarR family winged helix-turn-helix transcriptional regulator, with protein sequence MSKSANSIGENPNPLRTDLANRLYFKLYQCANMLHKTGTKAVEAQGLTTQQWAVMGALSRPESAPGMGMGDLARYLLMSRQNLTGLLSRMEASGYVHSVPDPADKRSRLVQLTEAGQQVWQHDAAESIGRYYEQALEGFSSNDMVHTLHYLLKLLDNMKAIDARQNAGKEES encoded by the coding sequence ATGAGCAAATCCGCAAATAGCATTGGAGAAAACCCGAATCCACTGCGCACCGATCTGGCCAACAGGCTGTACTTCAAGCTGTACCAATGCGCCAATATGTTGCACAAAACCGGTACCAAGGCCGTGGAGGCCCAAGGCCTGACGACGCAGCAGTGGGCAGTGATGGGAGCGCTGTCGCGGCCCGAATCCGCACCAGGTATGGGCATGGGAGACCTGGCGCGCTACCTGTTGATGAGTCGCCAGAACCTGACCGGACTGCTTTCGCGCATGGAGGCCTCAGGCTATGTGCACAGCGTGCCCGACCCTGCAGACAAGCGCTCACGCCTGGTGCAGTTGACGGAGGCAGGCCAGCAGGTATGGCAGCACGATGCAGCCGAATCGATTGGCCGCTACTACGAGCAGGCGCTGGAGGGATTTTCGAGCAACGACATGGTTCACACCTTGCACTACCTGCTCAAGCTGCTGGACAACATGAAGGCCATTGATGCCCGGCAAAATGCGGGCAAGGAGGAGAGCTGA
- a CDS encoding glucose 1-dehydrogenase, whose translation MARFDGQHVVVTGGGGGIGGATCKRFAAEGARVTVLDRQLAAAQAVADAIAAAGGRAQAVSCDITDRAGVDAAVQQAEQWAAIDVLVNNAGWDVFKPFTKTNESEWQQLIAINLVGALHMHHAVLPRMAERKKGRVVNIASDAARVGSSGEAVYAACKGGLVALSKTLAREHARHNITVNVVCPGPTDTALFASYKEGAANPEKLLEAFTRSIPLGRIGQPEDLPGAILFFASGDAAYVTGQVISVSGGLTMAG comes from the coding sequence ATGGCACGTTTTGATGGGCAACATGTTGTGGTAACGGGCGGTGGTGGTGGTATTGGCGGAGCCACCTGCAAACGATTTGCTGCCGAAGGCGCCCGGGTGACGGTGCTCGACAGGCAATTGGCTGCAGCCCAGGCAGTGGCCGATGCCATTGCGGCGGCGGGTGGCCGGGCGCAGGCAGTGTCGTGTGACATCACCGACAGAGCTGGCGTGGATGCCGCAGTGCAGCAGGCCGAACAGTGGGCTGCTATCGACGTGCTGGTCAACAACGCCGGCTGGGACGTGTTCAAGCCATTCACCAAGACGAACGAGAGTGAATGGCAGCAGCTCATTGCCATCAATCTGGTGGGCGCCTTGCATATGCACCATGCGGTGCTGCCGCGCATGGCAGAGCGCAAGAAGGGGCGCGTTGTCAATATCGCATCTGATGCAGCGCGTGTGGGTTCATCCGGTGAAGCGGTGTATGCCGCCTGCAAAGGCGGGCTGGTGGCGCTGTCCAAAACGCTGGCGCGCGAACATGCGCGCCACAACATCACCGTGAACGTGGTCTGCCCCGGCCCGACGGACACCGCCTTGTTCGCCAGCTACAAGGAAGGAGCAGCCAACCCTGAAAAACTGCTTGAAGCCTTTACCCGATCCATTCCACTGGGCCGCATCGGCCAGCCGGAAGACCTGCCAGGCGCGATTCTGTTCTTTGCCTCCGGTGATGCTGCCTACGTGACCGGCCAGGTCATCAGCGTATCCGGTGGCCTCACGATGGCCGGTTGA
- the badI gene encoding 2-ketocyclohexanecarboxyl-CoA hydrolase, protein MEFEDILYEVRNHVAWITINRPEKMNAFRGTTCDELIRALNKAGYDTRVGCIVLAGAGDKAFCTGGDQSAHDGNYDGRGTIGLPMEELHDAIRNVPKPVIARVQGYAIGGGNVLCTICDLTICSDKAIFGQVGPKMGSVDPGYGTAFLARVVGEKKAREIWYLNKRYSGEEAVAMGLANLCVAPEQLDATVQEWAETICERSPTAIAIAKRSFNMDTAHQAGIAGMGMYALKLYYDTDESREGVAALKEKRKPDFRKHVK, encoded by the coding sequence ATGGAATTCGAAGACATCCTGTACGAAGTGCGCAACCACGTGGCCTGGATCACCATCAACCGGCCCGAGAAGATGAATGCCTTTCGCGGCACCACCTGTGACGAGTTGATTCGTGCGTTGAACAAGGCGGGCTACGACACGCGTGTGGGCTGCATCGTGCTGGCGGGTGCTGGCGACAAGGCGTTCTGCACCGGAGGTGATCAATCGGCCCACGACGGCAATTACGATGGTCGTGGCACGATTGGCTTGCCGATGGAAGAGCTGCACGATGCGATCCGCAACGTGCCCAAGCCGGTGATCGCCCGCGTGCAAGGCTATGCCATTGGCGGCGGCAATGTGCTGTGCACGATCTGTGACCTGACCATCTGCTCCGACAAAGCCATCTTCGGCCAGGTGGGCCCCAAGATGGGATCGGTGGACCCCGGTTACGGCACCGCATTCCTGGCGCGTGTGGTGGGCGAGAAAAAGGCGCGCGAGATCTGGTACCTGAACAAACGCTATTCCGGCGAGGAGGCCGTGGCCATGGGCCTGGCAAACCTCTGCGTGGCGCCGGAGCAGCTCGATGCAACCGTACAGGAATGGGCCGAGACCATCTGCGAGCGTAGCCCCACCGCGATTGCCATCGCCAAGCGCAGCTTCAATATGGACACCGCGCACCAGGCGGGCATAGCGGGCATGGGCATGTACGCGCTCAAGCTGTATTACGACACCGACGAGTCGCGCGAAGGCGTGGCAGCGCTCAAGGAAAAGCGCAAGCCCGATTTCCGCAAACACGTCAAGTAA
- the aliB gene encoding cyclohexanecarboxyl-CoA dehydrogenase translates to MNPYLNDDLMTLAESVRRFAQERVAPGFLERDQTRVLDRGLMREMGGMGLIAPELPEHLGGQGMGCLAAGVVHEELARADLSMSYVPLLASLNAQILSAYGQPGIAGPWLQKMVAGEALCAIALTEPRGGSDAANLRLRIERDGDCYVVNGEKTSISAADQCDIAVVFGRTGTVESGAHGVTALLVPMDLPGITRSRFDCHGQRAIGRGSLFFDNVRVPLSHRLGDESKGFVQVMQGFDYSRALIGLQVLAVARAALDDAWQYVAQRQAFGKPLSAFQGVSHPLADFDTQVSAARLLCLQALWLKDQGKPHSAEAAMCKWWAPKLAYDCIHQCLLMFGHGGYDRGVMEQRLRDVLGFQIGDGTAQIMKTIIARDRAGRQAVPA, encoded by the coding sequence ATGAATCCGTACTTGAACGATGATTTGATGACCTTGGCCGAATCGGTGCGCAGGTTTGCCCAAGAGCGCGTGGCCCCCGGCTTTCTGGAGCGTGACCAGACCCGCGTTCTTGATCGCGGCCTGATGCGCGAGATGGGTGGCATGGGCCTGATTGCCCCGGAGTTGCCTGAGCATCTGGGCGGACAGGGAATGGGGTGTCTGGCAGCCGGAGTGGTGCATGAGGAGCTGGCGCGCGCGGATCTGAGCATGTCATACGTGCCGTTGCTGGCGTCGCTCAATGCACAAATTCTGTCCGCCTATGGCCAACCTGGTATTGCCGGGCCGTGGCTGCAGAAAATGGTGGCGGGCGAGGCGCTCTGCGCCATTGCGCTGACCGAACCCCGGGGCGGCTCTGACGCGGCCAACCTGCGCCTGCGGATCGAGCGCGATGGTGACTGCTATGTGGTCAATGGTGAGAAGACCTCCATCTCCGCTGCTGATCAATGCGATATTGCCGTGGTGTTTGGGCGCACTGGTACGGTGGAATCGGGAGCGCATGGCGTGACGGCTTTGCTGGTGCCGATGGACTTGCCGGGCATCACGCGCAGCCGCTTTGATTGCCATGGTCAGCGCGCCATCGGTCGGGGATCGCTGTTTTTCGACAATGTGCGGGTGCCGCTGTCGCATCGCCTGGGGGACGAGAGCAAGGGCTTTGTACAGGTGATGCAGGGCTTTGACTATTCGCGCGCGCTGATCGGCTTGCAGGTGCTGGCCGTGGCGCGTGCGGCGCTGGACGATGCCTGGCAATACGTCGCGCAGCGCCAGGCCTTCGGCAAGCCCTTGTCTGCCTTCCAGGGCGTGTCGCACCCGCTGGCCGACTTTGATACCCAGGTGAGTGCAGCGCGTCTGTTGTGCCTGCAGGCACTGTGGCTCAAGGACCAGGGCAAGCCCCACAGTGCGGAAGCCGCCATGTGCAAATGGTGGGCGCCCAAGCTCGCATATGACTGCATCCACCAGTGTCTGCTGATGTTCGGCCATGGCGGCTACGACCGGGGTGTGATGGAGCAGCGCCTGCGGGATGTGCTGGGCTTTCAGATCGGAGACGGAACAGCCCAGATCATGAAGACCATCATTGCCCGCGACCGAGCTGGCAGGCAAGCGGTGCCTGCATAG
- the aliA gene encoding cyclohexanecarboxylate-CoA ligase has protein sequence MQFDAVLLAPRRAQMRSQGWWRDITINDALDHAARQWPDRLALVGLRAGEETAQQFCYAELARMTDRVAVGLWRLGVRPADVVACQLPNVWQFTVLYLACARIGAVLNPLMPIFRERELLFMLGHGEAKVIVVLKDFRNVDYEAMLKGIQPQLPHLQHVVAIGGAGADSFEALLAQPAWEEGADAAQILKQNRVQPDAVTQLIYTSGTTGEPKGVMHSSNTLMANIHAYAERLALNSADVVLMASPMAHQTGFMYGLMMPVMLGATAVLLDVWNAATAAQLIRQWHCTFTMASTPFLADLSREVAVSGPVPSLQTFLCAGAPIPGPLVEQAQAALGAQIISAWGMSENGAVTTTLLSDGAQRAVDTDGLPLPGAEVKVVDDLGRELPRGEIGQLWVRANSNFGGYLKRPHLNATTDDGWFDTGDQARMDAQGYIRITGRSKDVIIRGGENIPVVEVESLLYKHPAVAQAAVVAYPDERLGERACAVIVLKPGAAEPALSDVTDFLRAQKVAPHYLPERLVVLAEMPATPSGKIQKFKLREQLKAALA, from the coding sequence ATGCAGTTTGATGCCGTATTGCTGGCACCGCGCCGCGCGCAGATGCGAAGCCAAGGCTGGTGGCGGGACATCACCATCAACGATGCCCTGGACCACGCGGCACGGCAGTGGCCTGACCGGCTGGCGCTGGTAGGGCTGCGCGCCGGTGAAGAGACCGCGCAGCAATTTTGCTATGCGGAGCTGGCGCGCATGACTGACCGTGTGGCGGTGGGGCTGTGGCGACTGGGGGTGCGGCCCGCGGATGTGGTGGCCTGCCAGTTGCCCAATGTCTGGCAGTTTACGGTGCTGTACCTGGCATGCGCGCGCATTGGCGCTGTGCTCAATCCATTGATGCCAATCTTCCGTGAGCGCGAACTGCTGTTCATGCTTGGCCACGGTGAAGCCAAGGTGATCGTGGTGCTCAAGGACTTTCGCAATGTGGATTACGAGGCCATGCTCAAAGGCATTCAGCCGCAATTGCCGCACCTGCAGCATGTCGTGGCGATTGGCGGAGCGGGTGCTGACAGCTTTGAAGCCTTGCTTGCGCAGCCCGCGTGGGAAGAGGGCGCCGATGCGGCGCAGATTCTCAAACAAAATCGGGTACAGCCCGATGCCGTCACACAGCTCATCTATACCAGCGGCACCACGGGTGAGCCCAAGGGCGTCATGCACTCGTCCAATACCTTGATGGCCAACATCCACGCCTATGCAGAACGGCTGGCTTTGAACAGCGCCGACGTGGTGCTCATGGCGTCGCCCATGGCACACCAGACCGGCTTCATGTACGGGCTGATGATGCCGGTGATGCTGGGCGCGACGGCGGTGCTGCTGGATGTATGGAACGCGGCCACTGCTGCGCAGCTGATACGGCAATGGCATTGCACCTTCACAATGGCATCGACGCCGTTTCTGGCTGACCTGTCGCGCGAAGTGGCGGTGAGTGGCCCGGTGCCCAGCCTGCAAACTTTTCTGTGCGCGGGTGCGCCGATTCCCGGCCCTCTGGTCGAGCAGGCGCAGGCGGCGCTGGGGGCGCAGATCATCTCCGCCTGGGGCATGTCGGAAAATGGTGCTGTCACCACCACGCTCCTCAGTGATGGCGCGCAGCGTGCGGTAGACACCGACGGGCTGCCGTTGCCTGGCGCTGAGGTAAAGGTGGTGGACGATCTGGGCCGGGAGTTGCCGCGCGGTGAAATTGGGCAACTGTGGGTCAGGGCCAATTCCAATTTTGGCGGCTATCTGAAACGCCCGCATCTCAATGCCACCACGGATGATGGCTGGTTCGATACCGGCGACCAGGCGCGCATGGATGCGCAAGGCTATATCCGTATCACCGGCCGCAGCAAGGATGTGATCATCCGGGGTGGCGAGAACATTCCGGTGGTGGAGGTGGAATCTCTGCTCTACAAGCATCCGGCTGTCGCGCAAGCCGCCGTGGTGGCCTATCCGGACGAGCGCCTGGGCGAGCGCGCCTGTGCGGTGATCGTGCTCAAGCCGGGAGCAGCCGAGCCAGCGCTGAGTGATGTGACCGACTTTCTGCGAGCGCAGAAGGTGGCGCCGCACTACCTGCCCGAGCGCCTGGTGGTATTGGCGGAGATGCCCGCCACGCCATCGGGCAAGATCCAGAAGTTCAAGCTGCGCGAGCAGTTGAAGGCCGCACTTGCCTAG
- a CDS encoding DUF421 domain-containing protein → MFSMSVPWWEFVVRGFVVYAFLLVFLRLTGRRQIGQYDPFDLILLLILSNAVQNSMNAGDNSLIGGLISATTLIACHSVMAQMSYRSRRVSRWVDGIPKRLISNGQVNRQVMDAELITSDDLKAALRGAGCLHTYEVEQATIETNGQITIVLRNRDSTEDAPDGV, encoded by the coding sequence ATGTTTTCTATGAGTGTTCCGTGGTGGGAATTTGTCGTGCGCGGCTTTGTGGTCTATGCGTTCCTGCTGGTATTCCTGCGCCTGACCGGACGCCGCCAGATCGGGCAATACGATCCGTTCGATCTGATTTTGTTGTTGATTCTGTCGAACGCCGTGCAGAACTCGATGAACGCGGGCGACAATTCCCTGATCGGCGGCCTCATCTCGGCAACGACGCTGATTGCCTGCCACTCCGTCATGGCGCAGATGAGCTACCGCAGCAGAAGGGTATCGCGCTGGGTCGATGGCATTCCCAAGCGGCTCATCTCCAATGGCCAGGTCAACCGGCAGGTGATGGATGCCGAGCTCATTACGAGCGATGACCTGAAAGCCGCCCTTCGCGGCGCCGGTTGCCTGCACACCTACGAGGTGGAGCAGGCCACCATCGAAACCAATGGCCAGATCACGATTGTGCTGCGCAACCGCGACAGCACCGAGGACGCACCCGACGGGGTGTAG
- a CDS encoding YchJ family protein, whose product MAKKKAAAGTDATACPCGSAVAYSACCGRFIDDFLHIPAPDAERLMRSRYTAFVLERAPYLLATWHAPQRPPSLDFDPQCDWLGLEVKDFQAHDGTHAEVEFVARYKVQGRAVRLHERSRFVQENGRWFYVDGDQF is encoded by the coding sequence ATGGCCAAGAAGAAAGCGGCAGCAGGCACCGACGCTACTGCGTGCCCTTGTGGATCAGCGGTGGCGTACAGCGCATGCTGCGGCCGCTTCATCGACGACTTTCTGCACATTCCGGCGCCGGATGCCGAGCGGCTGATGCGCTCCCGCTATACCGCATTCGTTCTTGAGCGGGCGCCTTATCTGCTGGCCACATGGCACGCGCCGCAGCGCCCCCCCAGCCTGGATTTCGATCCGCAATGCGATTGGTTGGGACTGGAGGTGAAAGACTTTCAGGCGCACGACGGCACGCATGCAGAGGTTGAATTCGTCGCTCGCTATAAAGTACAGGGCCGCGCCGTGCGGTTGCATGAGCGCAGCCGCTTTGTGCAGGAAAACGGACGCTGGTTTTATGTGGATGGCGACCAGTTTTGA
- a CDS encoding HAD family hydrolase: protein MARFDAVLFDCDGVLVDSETITNRVLCAMLNEAGWALSNEACLQLFIGKMVRSQKDLIEANTGKPLTDAWMEEFYERRNTALEKDVKAIDGAVEAVKALHAQMDGQIACASGADRKKVEMQLRITGLLPYFEGRIFSGHELPRTKPFPDVYLAAAAALGADPQRCLVVEDSVTGTQAGVAAQATVWAYHPPLHAVCPAHELEAAGASRCFAHMGELPQLV from the coding sequence ATTGCCCGCTTTGACGCGGTACTGTTTGACTGCGACGGCGTGCTGGTGGACAGCGAAACGATTACCAACCGGGTGCTCTGTGCCATGCTCAATGAGGCGGGCTGGGCGCTCTCGAACGAAGCCTGCCTGCAGCTATTCATCGGTAAGATGGTGCGCAGCCAGAAGGACCTGATCGAGGCCAACACCGGCAAGCCGCTGACCGATGCCTGGATGGAGGAGTTCTATGAGCGCCGCAATACGGCGCTGGAGAAGGATGTGAAGGCGATTGACGGCGCCGTGGAAGCGGTGAAGGCACTCCATGCACAGATGGATGGACAGATCGCCTGTGCCTCGGGAGCAGATCGCAAGAAGGTGGAGATGCAGCTGCGGATTACCGGCTTGCTGCCGTACTTCGAGGGCCGCATCTTCAGTGGGCACGAGTTGCCGCGCACCAAGCCTTTTCCCGATGTGTACCTGGCGGCGGCAGCCGCACTGGGGGCCGATCCTCAACGCTGTCTGGTGGTTGAAGACAGCGTGACGGGCACGCAGGCGGGCGTGGCCGCGCAGGCCACGGTGTGGGCCTACCATCCGCCACTGCACGCCGTGTGCCCGGCGCACGAGTTGGAGGCCGCTGGTGCATCACGCTGCTTTGCGCACATGGGTGAACTGCCGCAACTGGTATGA
- a CDS encoding hydroxymethylglutaryl-CoA reductase, degradative, whose protein sequence is MAIDSRLPNFRALTPAQRWEHIAQACQLSDEERALIARPGALPHTLADSMIENVIGTFELPIGVAGNFQINGRDVLVPLAVEEPSIIAAASYMAKLARDSGGFQTSSTQPLMRAQVQIVGLGDPYGARIALFQARDEIIALANSRDKVLIGLGGGCKDIEVHVFPSSPRGAMVVMHLIVDVRDAMGANTVNTMAESVSPLVEKLTGGSVRLRILSNLADLRLARARVRLTPQTLATQERSGEEIIEGILDAYTFAAVDPYRAATHNKGIMNGIDPVIVATGNDWRAVEAGAHAYACRNGHYTSLTTWEKDNGGALIGTIELPMPVGLVGGATKTHPVARLALKIMGVQSAQELGEIAAAVGLAQNLGALRALATEGIQRGHMALHARNIALVAGAVGEEVDQVARRLAAEHDVRTDRALEVLAQLRAGQ, encoded by the coding sequence ATGGCCATCGACTCCCGCCTCCCCAATTTCCGCGCCCTCACCCCTGCACAACGCTGGGAACATATTGCACAGGCCTGCCAGCTGAGCGACGAGGAGCGCGCACTGATCGCCCGGCCCGGTGCACTTCCGCACACACTGGCCGACAGCATGATCGAGAATGTGATCGGCACTTTCGAGCTGCCCATCGGCGTGGCCGGCAACTTCCAGATCAATGGTCGCGACGTGCTCGTGCCGCTGGCTGTGGAAGAGCCATCCATCATCGCTGCGGCGTCGTACATGGCCAAGCTCGCACGCGACAGCGGCGGCTTCCAGACCTCGAGCACCCAGCCCCTGATGCGTGCACAGGTACAGATCGTCGGGCTCGGCGACCCTTACGGAGCACGGATTGCGCTCTTCCAGGCGCGAGACGAGATCATTGCGCTCGCAAACAGCCGCGACAAGGTGCTGATTGGCCTTGGGGGTGGCTGCAAAGACATTGAGGTGCATGTGTTCCCCAGTTCGCCGCGCGGCGCCATGGTGGTGATGCACCTGATCGTGGATGTGCGCGACGCCATGGGCGCAAACACAGTCAATACCATGGCTGAATCGGTATCACCGCTGGTGGAAAAACTGACGGGGGGCTCAGTGCGCCTGCGCATCCTGTCGAACCTGGCCGACCTGCGCCTCGCCCGCGCCCGTGTGCGCCTCACGCCTCAAACCCTCGCCACCCAGGAGCGCAGCGGCGAGGAAATCATCGAAGGCATTCTGGATGCCTACACCTTTGCCGCCGTCGACCCCTACCGCGCCGCCACGCACAACAAGGGCATCATGAACGGGATCGATCCCGTGATCGTCGCCACCGGCAATGACTGGCGCGCGGTGGAGGCAGGCGCGCACGCCTATGCCTGCCGCAACGGCCACTACACCTCGCTCACCACCTGGGAAAAGGACAACGGCGGTGCACTGATAGGCACCATCGAATTACCCATGCCGGTGGGCCTGGTCGGCGGCGCGACCAAGACACACCCGGTGGCGCGCCTGGCACTCAAGATCATGGGTGTTCAATCTGCACAGGAACTGGGCGAGATTGCAGCCGCCGTTGGCCTGGCCCAGAACCTGGGTGCGCTACGCGCACTTGCGACCGAAGGCATTCAGCGCGGCCACATGGCGCTGCATGCCCGCAACATCGCGCTGGTGGCAGGCGCCGTAGGTGAAGAGGTCGACCAGGTGGCACGGCGCCTGGCCGCAGAACACGATGTGCGCACCGACCGCGCGCTGGAGGTGCTGGCGCAATTGCGCGCCGGACAGTAA
- a CDS encoding aminotransferase-like domain-containing protein, which yields MSRRSAPIAEKLADLIGQQIANGIYQPGDKLPSLRELAQLHRYAKNTVVSAFDLLVSRGMVEPRRGSGFYVSPQVRKTKPVDEDNGQLVRAMDTVWLAREQLIRQPEVAAVGDGFPPIEWLADMRMDRYHQKVVRTGLGSLFRYGNRFGYAPLRDSLVRKLGVLGLSVTQNQLLLTQGANDALDLVIRYFVPPGATVLVDEPGYYLLFGKLKLAGARVIGVPRLADGPDLAALESILETERPRLFFTQSLAHNPTGSDLSLHKAYRLLQLAEKHNLLLVEDDPFADFKPTSAVRLSMLDQLERTIYIGSFSKSFSAALRVGYVACSAALASDLADLKTLIHVSGSEYCERMVDVMLREGRYERHLVKLRQKLGAATMQAQQWLDEQGCTVFARSAQTLYLWVRFPGVEDSLEWAQALLAHGVKMAPGRIFHLDSAAPSPWSRCNVAAMLDPRFQIAVKSQLALRKNLPPTAVDGKNSRLNVLGSESKSVLGDVLENAQGKGLLSNPT from the coding sequence ATGTCTCGACGCTCTGCCCCCATTGCTGAAAAGCTGGCCGATCTGATCGGCCAGCAGATCGCCAACGGCATTTATCAGCCTGGCGACAAGCTGCCTTCGCTGCGGGAGTTGGCGCAGCTGCACCGCTATGCCAAGAACACGGTGGTGTCGGCGTTTGATCTGCTGGTGTCGCGCGGCATGGTGGAGCCACGGCGTGGCTCTGGCTTTTACGTGTCGCCGCAGGTGCGCAAGACCAAGCCCGTTGACGAGGACAACGGCCAGCTGGTGCGCGCGATGGACACGGTCTGGCTGGCGCGCGAGCAGCTCATTCGCCAGCCCGAGGTGGCTGCCGTGGGGGATGGTTTTCCGCCGATTGAATGGCTGGCGGACATGCGCATGGACCGTTACCACCAAAAGGTGGTGCGCACCGGTCTCGGCTCGCTGTTTCGTTACGGCAACCGCTTTGGCTATGCGCCGCTGCGCGACAGTCTGGTGCGCAAGCTGGGTGTGCTGGGCCTGTCGGTGACACAGAACCAGTTGCTACTCACCCAGGGAGCCAATGATGCGCTGGACCTGGTGATCCGCTACTTTGTGCCACCGGGCGCGACAGTGCTGGTGGATGAGCCGGGATACTACCTGCTGTTTGGCAAGCTCAAGCTGGCGGGCGCGCGGGTGATCGGTGTCCCCAGGCTGGCCGATGGGCCTGACCTTGCGGCGCTCGAAAGCATTCTGGAGACAGAACGCCCGCGCCTGTTCTTCACCCAGTCGCTGGCGCACAACCCGACGGGATCGGATCTCAGCCTGCACAAGGCCTACCGGCTGCTGCAACTGGCAGAAAAGCACAACCTGCTGCTTGTGGAAGACGATCCCTTTGCCGATTTCAAACCGACTTCGGCGGTGCGCCTGTCCATGCTCGATCAGCTGGAGCGCACGATCTACATCGGCAGCTTTTCCAAGTCATTCTCTGCGGCCCTGCGGGTGGGCTATGTGGCATGCAGCGCCGCGCTGGCCAGTGATTTGGCGGATCTCAAGACATTGATCCACGTGAGCGGATCGGAATACTGCGAGCGCATGGTGGATGTGATGCTGCGCGAGGGGCGGTACGAGCGCCATCTGGTCAAGCTGCGGCAGAAGCTGGGCGCAGCCACCATGCAGGCGCAGCAGTGGCTGGATGAACAAGGATGCACGGTGTTTGCCCGCAGTGCGCAGACGCTGTACCTGTGGGTTCGGTTTCCCGGTGTGGAAGACTCGCTGGAATGGGCGCAGGCACTGCTTGCACATGGCGTGAAGATGGCTCCGGGCCGCATATTCCATCTGGATTCTGCAGCGCCGTCGCCATGGTCGCGCTGCAATGTGGCCGCCATGTTGGATCCGCGCTTTCAGATTGCAGTGAAGTCGCAGTTGGCACTGCGAAAAAATCTGCCGCCCACGGCGGTTGACGGAAAAAATTCTCGATTGAACGTCTTGGGAAGCGAATCGAAAAGCGTACTTGGAGACGTCTTGGAAAACGCGCAGGGAAAGGGTTTGTTAAGCAATCCTACGTAG
- a CDS encoding ABC transporter substrate-binding protein, translating into MNRTIYRLTRIAALGASVFALSAQAQDIKIGYTADQSASGVAELGIAGRWGFEAAIEDINKAGGILGRKVVGVVRDDQGTPPKAIQTVQELIDSEKVSGIVGPANSGNALAWLHIPQQKKVPVVVPIGTATEITTRYAKEPQNYLYRISMVDREQVALLGAYAVKASKDKKIAILADSTGYGQGGIKDATDILALHGVKPVAVEKYGPKDTDMTSQLNKIKAAGADTVIIYGIADGAAQVLRSMEKINYMPITLGTWGNLSSLLPKMAGTKLAEHLIMAASTTEDTSDKTKSLGKRVRVNFPTLTTFPCSAQAYDSVMLLAAAMKQAGSTDGEKVAAALENLSKTEGVIKTYDKPFSKANHEGLSVSDFYLARWKGSEVVRFEDDVYKSLKPADLKK; encoded by the coding sequence ATGAACAGAACCATCTATCGACTCACCAGAATCGCAGCGCTGGGCGCCAGTGTTTTTGCGCTCTCTGCGCAGGCGCAGGACATCAAGATCGGCTATACCGCTGACCAGTCGGCCAGTGGTGTGGCAGAACTTGGTATTGCAGGCCGTTGGGGGTTTGAGGCGGCCATTGAAGACATCAACAAAGCGGGTGGGATTCTGGGTCGAAAGGTCGTTGGCGTGGTCCGCGATGACCAGGGAACGCCGCCCAAGGCGATTCAGACCGTGCAGGAGCTGATCGACAGCGAGAAGGTCAGCGGCATCGTCGGTCCGGCCAATTCGGGCAATGCGCTTGCATGGCTGCATATTCCGCAGCAGAAGAAGGTACCCGTGGTGGTGCCAATTGGTACCGCAACTGAGATCACCACACGTTACGCCAAGGAGCCGCAGAACTACCTCTACCGCATCTCCATGGTGGACCGCGAGCAGGTGGCACTGCTGGGCGCCTATGCGGTAAAGGCCTCCAAGGACAAGAAGATCGCGATTCTTGCGGATTCGACCGGTTATGGCCAGGGCGGCATCAAGGATGCGACCGATATTCTGGCGCTGCATGGCGTGAAACCCGTGGCGGTCGAGAAGTACGGCCCCAAGGACACCGACATGACCTCGCAGCTCAACAAGATCAAGGCGGCGGGAGCAGATACCGTGATCATCTACGGTATTGCCGATGGTGCGGCGCAGGTGCTGCGCAGCATGGAGAAGATCAACTACATGCCGATCACCCTGGGAACCTGGGGCAACCTGAGCTCGCTCCTGCCCAAGATGGCTGGCACCAAGCTCGCAGAGCACCTGATCATGGCGGCATCCACCACCGAAGACACTTCGGACAAGACCAAGTCGCTGGGCAAGCGTGTGCGCGTGAACTTCCCGACGCTCACCACCTTCCCGTGCTCTGCGCAGGCCTACGATTCGGTGATGCTGCTGGCTGCCGCCATGAAGCAGGCAGGCAGCACCGATGGCGAAAAGGTGGCTGCCGCACTGGAGAACCTCTCCAAGACCGAAGGCGTGATCAAGACCTACGACAAGCCATTCAGCAAGGCCAACCACGAAGGCCTGAGCGTGAGTGACTTCTACTTGGCGCGCTGGAAGGGCAGCGAAGTGGTGCGTTTTGAGGACGATGTCTACAAATCGCTCAAGCCTGCCGACCTGAAGAAGTAA